In a genomic window of Apium graveolens strain L.+W99A mitochondrion, complete genome:
- the orf104a gene encoding hypothetical protein yields the protein MAFLGPIPYIFVEAILTCFSATDLAPEIYNMIDPSFYKSSRLEYHKEKGVVSFLMIFCIFHFKGGIPQRRDCPSMKLMTSNCIFPRNRKRKVESRSSFPATPFG from the coding sequence ATGGCTTTTTTAGGCCCAATTCCATACATTTTTGTTGAGGCAATTCTGACTTGTTTCTCGGCAACTGATCTAGCTCCTGAAATATATAACATGATTGATCCTTCCTTTTACAAGTCTTCTCGGCTGGAATATCATAAAGAGAAAGGGGTTGTATCCTTTCTGATGATCTTTTGCATCTTTCACTTCAAAGGAGGGATTCCCCAAAGGCGGGATTGCCCTTCAATGAAGCTTATGACTAGCAACTGCATCTTCCCGCGGAATCGTAAGAGAAAGGTGGAAAGTAGAAGCAGCTTTCCGGCAACTCCTTTTGGGTGA
- the rps13 gene encoding ribosomal protein S13, with protein sequence MLYISGARSVAEKQVRIASTKMYGIGPKKAIQVRYRLGISGNIKIKELTKYQIDQMEQTIGQDHVVHWELKRGERADIERFVSISSYRGIRHQDGLPLRGQRTHTNARTCRKQIRK encoded by the coding sequence ATGTTATATATTTCAGGAGCTAGATCAGTTGCCGAGAAACAAGTCAGAATTGCCTCAACAAAAATGTATGGAATTGGGCCTAAAAAAGCCATTCAGGTTCGTTATCGATTAGGTATCAGTGGGAATATAAAGATAAAAGAATTAACTAAGTATCAGATCGACCAAATGGAACAAACGATAGGTCAAGATCATGTTGTTCATTGGGAATTGAAGAGGGGAGAACGAGCAGACATCGAACGATTCGTTTCTATTTCTTCTTATCGTGGAATTCGTCATCAAGATGGATTGCCATTACGCGGTCAACGAACTCATACTAATGCTAGGACTTGTCGCAAGCAAATTAGGAAATGA